Below is a genomic region from Prevotella melaninogenica.
TTCTTACTCCCTACGACTCTGTGATGCGCTCCCTTCTTGTGGCTATCTATGAGTTGGGTTGTCAAGAGATTATGATTATCCATCACTCTAATTGTGGTGCTTGCAACATGAATGCAGACCATTTCCTACATTTGATGCGTGAGCGTGGAATCACGGATGAGGCTATCAAAGAGGCTGAACAGCAGGTTAATCTTAACGAATATTTGGACGGCTTTCATGATACAGAGGCAAGCGTGCGCCGTACAGTGAGGACTGTTCAGCAACACCCACTCGTACCAAAGACATTGTTGTACGTGGTTTTATCATTGACTCACGTACAGGCGAACTAACACCCGTCGACTAACAAAGCATCAAAATAGCTGAGACCCTTGTTGATAATCGCATATCACACAAGGGTCTCATCAATTACATACTTGACATTTAGATGTCACTGAGAATTCTCCCAGCTGCTTGTAGATTAAGATAACGTTTATATAGTTAGTTTTAATGTCATCTCCGACATTCCGATACAAAGATATATATTTCTGTTAGAACAACCAAAAATTATCCTATTTTTGTTATATTTTAGTAAAAATATCACATCAGAGCCTCTTTAATTCTTAACTTTCTACATAAAATACAATAATTATTCATTCTATGTATAAATAAACTCTTTTCGTCATTTAAGTATCCTATTTAATTACATCTTACACTGAAATATTCTGCTATTATACACGAGATATGTAATATTCATCATTCGCTATTATTTAAGAAGAAAATATAGTCTGATAAAACATACACATATTTGTTACCCATTAGCCACTTACGAACCTTCTTAATAATAACCACAACGCCTCTCTTTGCTTACTTTTAAGCTACGTGATAGTAGTCCGCACATGTCGTGCTGATGCTCCGCACATATGGTGCTAATGGTAAACACCAATGGTGCGAAGTACTAAATATCATGCAATCTATTGTCGATGTGGAACAAACTTATTGTTAGAAGCAAGCATGGGTAACCATCCACACATTTAAGTAAAGAACCAGAAAAAAAACTGGGACACACAAAATAATGTACATCCCAGCATTAGAAACCATTTTAGTATACTATAATTTTCACCTATATATATTCTACTTCGAACCTAAGGAGAAATTAACAGGTAACGTATACCTTGTAGCAACCTTCTTATTACCATTTCTACCAGGATTCCACGCTGGCATCTTTGACACTACACGAAGGGCTTCCTTATCAAGAGAAGGACTAACAGAACGTACAATCTCTGGCTGAACAACCTCACCCTTAGCCGTTATGATAAACCGTACCATAACACGTCCTTGCTCTTTTCTACTTACTGCATCTTTCGGATAACGAAGATTCTCTGATAGCCATTGATATAAATTACCTTTAAATGTAGGCATGACTTCCGCAACTGTATATACTCGTTCAGACTCTTTCGTTGGCTTCTTTTGAAGTTCAACACTTGCCGTAAGCTTTGTTACATTACGTGCAATGGTTTCGATATTACTTACAGCCAATAGCATTGCTACCAATGGAATATAAAGCGCATACTTTGCTTTAAGGATTCCTTTTGTTTCTTTTTTGTTCATCATCTTGATTCGTTTTTTAATAGGTAAAACATTAAAATTATTTGATATTGTAGCTACATTCTTCCTATATGTTAGCCCAAGCAGATGGTACTGATACTCTTTTTTATCCTTACCATTAGCAAGTACGCTGTTATCAGCAAGATATTCAAGATTTAATCGCACTTCACGTTTGAGCAACCAAACGAAAGGATTAAACCAAAAGATAATACAAAATAGTTCTGAAAAGATTATGTCTATTGAGTGGAGTTGCTGGCAATGTGTCAATTCATGCATCATTATCTCCTCTATTTCATCGCTCTTATGTCGCTCTGGGTTGATGAATATCCAATCAAAGAAGGAGAAAGGACCTTCGTCATCGGTCAACAGATACACCTCTGTATCACATATATAAGAAGTTTGACTATTGTTCTTTAGCAATATAATAGAAGCCAACTGCCACAAAAAACGTAGTAGTAAGACACAGGCAACAACACTATAGACAATCAACACTATCAACTCCCATAGTAGGACTCCACCACCCTCCGAGGAAATAGACACAGCTGGTAAAACGACTGTTGCATATTCATTGGCAATGGATGTCATCCCTTCGCTGTTGCTTAGCCATGCTGAAAAATCCATTACTGGTACCAATATGGCAACAAGATATATTCCAATAAGCGTTGCCCTACGCCATGAAAAGAAGGTATCTCCTGTGAACATCAACTTATAAAAGCTGAAAAGTAAGATAAGGGCTATATTCAACTTCAATAAATACATTATCATAATCGTCAAAACGTTAAGTTATTGTTATTGGAGAAAAGAAAAAACACGTATTTATCGGCTACTCCTCTTTCCCCTTTTCAATCTCATTTATAATATCTTTCAGTTCTTCTGGCGAGATGTTATCCTCCTTTGCAAAAAAGGAAACCATTTCACGGAAGGAACTCTTAAAGTACTTATCAACAAAGCCTTTCATGAAGTCTGACTTATACTTCGTCTGTTCTATCTTCGGAACAAAGTGATAAGTCAGTCCATGCTGCTCGGCGATTACATAGCCCTTGCGCTTCAGATTGTTCATGATTGAAGCCACTGTAGTATAAGGAGGTTTAGGATCTTCCAACTTTTGCAGTACATCTTTGATAGTGCAAGTTTTTAAACTCCATACCTGCAACATTATTTCTTCTTCTTGTTTAGTTAGTTTCTCCATAAATTATATATCTAAAAGTTCACGCTACAAAGCTACGAATAATTCGTAATAAAGTCAAGCATTATATAGTAAAATAAAGTTAATTAGATAATATTTCACATTATATTTCAATGTAATACGAAATATTAGTAAGAACACATGATAAGTAAAATGTCAGCTTTTACATTAGGTTTACCCTGTAAATAACAAAGTTGTTCCTTTGGAATTATCAGCCTCTATTAATAAGAAAGTTATCGTTTTTATTCAACATCTCTTGTCTTTATGCTTGTAAAAGTGTACATTTGTACTTACATATTAAGCGTAAAACAAAATGATTAGAAAACTCTATACCTTCCTTGCCGTGGCTGCCTTTACGTTGAGTGGCTGTAATAAAGGTTCACAAGATAAACCGAAAGCAGACAGTCATGACATTAAAACTATCCCGACAGAGATAACTGACAATGGCGATCAGGCTGTTAAGAATGCAAACAAAAGGGATGCTGGCTTTATCAGTAACAGAGCAAACGAGGTTACACTCACGATTCCTTGTTTGGGAGTTGTCAACATGGACAACCTTGACCTACTGCCCCCTCCTAACGAGATAAGCAAGAAGGATTCTACCATCATTAAACAACTAAATAATGGAGAGGTCTTCTTATTACAACCAGGGACTAAAGGTATCATGCTAACGGACGCAGGATCAAAGCTATTAGTTCGCTTCCAAATGGGCGAATTATGGGTTTGGAAGTCGGCTACAAAATAAGTACGACCGTTCTATCGGTCTTCGATAGAAATCCTTTACTACTTCCTGTCATTAACTAAGCCTAACTATCAGGCGGAATCTTAACCTAAAATATACAAATAAATAACCTTATCAAAAGATGAAAAGAAGTCTTTTTCTTGTTTTCTTATTGCTGACATTTACTGCTCACCTACATGCTATCACGGTAAACAACCCTGTTGATTACGTAAGTACTTTAGTGGGTTCAGCCTCAAAACCAGAGCTTTCAACGGGTAACACTTATCCCACTATTGCCCTACCATGGGGCATGAACTTCTGGACTCCACAGACTGGAAAGATGGGAGATGGCTGGACTTACACCTACGGAGCCGATAAGATTCGTGGAATTAAGCAGACACACCAACCAAGTCCATGGATTAACGACTACGGACAGTTCTCTGTCATGCCCGTCATGGGTAAGAAAGTCTTTGACGAAGAAGGACGTGCCAGCTGGTTCTCACACAAAGCTGAGACTGCTACTCCTTATTATTATAAGGTTTATTTAGCTGACTATGACGTTACAGCAGAGGTGAGTCCTACCAGTCGTGCAGCAGCAATGCGCATCACCTATCCACAAACAGAAGAAGCTTATTTCGTTGTAGATGCCTTTGACAAAGGTTCTTCCGTAACGATTATGCCTGACAAACGTACTATCATAGGATATACAACCAAGAATAGCGGAGGTGTACCAGCAAACTTCAAGAACTATTTTGTGCTGCGTTTCGACCACGATTTCTCTTTCGTTGGCAGTATTGAAGATGGGAAGCTATCAGTGGGCAAGACCTCTGCAACCAGCAATCATGCCATGGCTGTTGTCGGATTCCACACCAAACGAGGCGAACAAGTTAATATACAGGTAGCCTCATCATTTATTAGTGACGAACAAGCACAGCGCAATCTCAAGGAAGTGGAGGGCAAGACATTCGACGAGGTGAAGTCAGAAGGTAGAAAGGAATGGAACAATATCTTAGGACGTATTGAGGTGGAAGACGACAATATCGACCATCTTCGCACTTTCTATAGTTGCCTCTATCGCTCCGTACTTTTCCCACGTTCGTTCTATGAGTTTGACGAACAGGGTAATCCTATCCATTATAGTCCTTATAATGGGAAAGTACTATCGGGTTATCTCTTTACAGACACAGGTTTCTGGGACACCTTCCGTTCGCTCTTTCCATTGCTCAACCTCGTCTATCCGTCAATGAATGAGAAGATGCAAGCAGGCTTAGTCAGTGCCTATAAGGAGAGTGGATTCCTTCCAGAGTGGGCAAGTCCGGGGCATCGTGATTGTATGGTGGGCAATAACTCGGCTTCAGTCGTTGCTGATGCTTATATCAAGGGATTGCGTGGCTACGATATAGAAACGCTTTGGAAGGCTGTTGTGCATGGTGCAAATGCAGTGCATCCAACCGTCAGCTCTACTGGACGCAAAGGCTTTGACTATTATAATCGCTTAGGTTACGTACCTTATAACGTGGGAATCAACGAGAGTGTTGCCCGCACATTAGAGTATGCCTACGATGATTGGTGTATCTATCAGTTAGGGTTAAAACTCGGAAAGAGTGCTAAAGAGCTCAAACCTTTCAAACTCCGAGCAATGAACTATCAAAACGTTTTCGACAAGGAAACGGGTCTTATGCGTGGACGTAACGAAGATGGCAGTTTCCAGTCGCCATTTAATCCTTTCGAGTGGGGCAATGCCTTCACTGAAGGAAATAGCTGGCATTACACGTGGAGCGTATTCCATGACCCTGCAGGATTGGCAAAGTTGATGGGAGGATACGACAAGTTTAATGCAATGTTAGACAGTGTCTTCCAACTCCCACCTACCTTTGACCACAGCTATTATGGCTTTACAATCCACGAAATACGTGAGATGCAAATCATGAACATGGGTAATTACGCACATGGAAACCAACCTATCCAGCACATGATATACCTCTATGACTACAGCGGACAGCCTTGGAAGGCGCAGTACTGGGTGCGTGAAGTGATGAACCGACTCTATACTGCACATCCTGATGGCTATTGTGGCGACGAAGACAATGGTCAGACGTCAGCTTGGTATGTCTTCTCTGCTCTCGGCTTCTACCCAGTTTGCCCTGGTAGTACACAATATATGATTGGTACTCCCTACTTCCGTAAAGTCAAGATACAGTTGGAGAATGGCAGGACTATCACAATTCAAGCTGAAAAGAACAACAAAGACAATCGCTTCATTCAGCATATTACAATGAATGGACAGCCTTATCCACATCAGTATCTTGAGCATGAACAGCTAACATCAGGTCCTATAATCGACTTCACAATGGGCGATAAACCTGCGAAATAAGAAGCTATCACATCCCTTTTGCACTCAATTAACAGATTTTATTTCTATTTGAACAAATCTGTTAATTAAGAGGCAGTCTGTTAATGAATTCTATAAAATCATTTAAAACAGTATAAACAATTCCCTGCTATTATAATTTCTTTACGTATATTTGCAACATATTAATCCAAAATGAATATATAACAATGAAGAAAAACTTATTTTCTAACCACGCTTTATGCGCTGGTTTAGCATTAGGTGGACTGTTTACATTTTCCAGTTCATACGCTGCAAACAATGAAGTAAAGGATAATAACAACGTAGTAGCTGCTGCACCTACAACCAACTCTAAGATTGTGGGTACTTGGGAGCTTACAAATAAGGGTAGCTATGCCATTGTGCGCAATCCAAGAACACATAAGGAATATAAGATAGGTTTCACGATTGACAGATACGATGACTATAAGTTCCTCCCTGTTGACTTCGCTACAGGTGAGCCTGTTAATCTTCGTACGCTTGTTGGTCACGATGATAACTACCTCGATGATGAGTTACACCGTTTCGATTTCTACCATGATGGAACCATGAGCGTTATAGAAAGAGAAGACAACGGTAGATGGAAACGTGATGACGATATCGGTGTTTATGGTTTCCGCCGTGATGGTTTCTTTATGAAGATAGACGGTAAGATGCGCAAGAACCTCCAAATTAGATTCTTGAACAACAATGAGTTTGAGCTAACTCAGACCAAATTCAATGACAGCGACTTGAGAAGAGTAGTCGTTAAGAAGGTTATGAGATATGTTCGTGTTACAAGAAAGTAAGACATAACAAACCCAAACTTATAATATTTACCCCAATTAACAGTAGCTTGAACTTATATAAAGCTCTGTTAATTGGGGTTTCTTTTTTGTTCTTCAAGATAAGGAGTGATAAAGTAGACCCCTATTACATAATAAATCGTGCGCAGAAATAAAGCGGACGGAGTTCAAAGTAATACCCGAAAATACCTCTGCAGGGTACATTTTTAGTCTAAAAGGTAAAGAAATATATTGACAAAAAGATTAAAGAAAAGGTAGGAAAATGGATTAAAAGTGACTTATTTCTTCACCTTTGCAAGTTACTTGCTATCAAGTAGTTGAAAATTAAGATTTCAAAAGGTGCTTAATAAGGCTTCAAAAGGGCGTTAGTAAGGGTCTTAAAGGGCATCTTTTGCAAGCCAAAGGGTGTTAATTACAAGCTATTTTGTGGTCTTTACAAAATCAGTTTGTGAAAAATTAGGACAAAAAGGAGCACTTGGAAACTTGAAATGATAAGGTTTTTCCTTTTGCAGTTAGAATCTTAAGAGAAATCACACAGAGAGAAGAGAATAGCTGAGAATTGTCAAAACAAAGCAAAAGAAGTTACCGAAGCGACACCGATGCATGAAACAACGAAGGTTGTTTGCGAGTTTTATGCACAAAGTATGTATTCCTATAAGGTATTAAGAATCTGTACGTATCATCTCTGTCTCTCTTTAAGCCATCACCACATCCGTGCTTTTGCGTTTAGCCCAAGTTTAACACCCACCTTCGCCTAATTGTTGCTGTCACCATACTTTCCTCGTTTTTCTTATGGGCTCTGTGTCCTACAAATTTTATTCTTTTGAATGGTGAGTGTTTTAAGTCCAACTTATCGTATATTTGTTTTGCTTGCTTCGAAGGACTACTACATTGGCGCATCTCGATGGTTTCACCTAATGGATTCTTCCCTTTTGTGGTGACGAGCTTTTGGATGCTCATACGTCGTACTATCTCGGTCCAGTAACAGGATTCTCCTTCTCGTTTTAATTGACAACGGATGGTGTTTACCACCCAGTAGGCTAATAAACCGAAGAAAAGGTGTGCATCGCTTCGCTCATCTTTCTGATGATAGATAGGACGGAGGTTGAGATCATTCTTTAGTTGTCTGTTCGTACATTCTATCTCACGAATAAGATTGTAGTATTCCCATGTCACACGCTCAGAAAGTGTCCTGACATTGCTGCGGAGGAAATAGACTCCGTGACCAGATTCCATTTCCGAGAGGTCTTTTATCTCCCAGTCTACACGCAGCATCTCCTTGGGTTTCTTCTCGTTTTTTATGTAGCTAATCCGGTAGAACTTCACTATAGAATGGTACTTCTGTATGGCACGTCCTGTACGTTCAACAACCTTTTCATAGGTTTTTGTTCCACCTTTCTTGGAGATTCCTTCGTTTATCCTCTGCAGTTCCATCTCAAAACGCTCTCTCCAAACCCTGTTCATGGACGACTCTGTCATAGCTTTCGAAGGAGATGTTATTTCGAGATAATAATCCTCATCATCCTCTGTCTTAACCTCTTTCAGCGTTATCTTCTGCCGACGGGCATCCATTACCGTAACGCTCTTGTTATCATCACTGAGCGTATAGTCTTTCATTTTCGTACGGGATACGCAGAGATAATTGTAACCCTTTCTCTTTATTAGCTCCAAGTTCTCTTCCGTGGCAACACCTGCATCCATGACAACGAGCGTATCCTTTGTTCGTGATGGATTCCTCTTTGCTAACGTATCAATCATATTGGGTAGAGACTTGGGATCTGCTGTATTACCCTCCAAGATAGAAGAATAACGTATAAAACCTTCTTTATTGATACATAATGCAAGTACAAGTAGCTTACAGTCAGAGCGTTTTTCTTTTGAACGACCGAACTTGGCTTTATCACTATTACGCTTACTACCCTCGAAATAGAAGTTGGTTAAGTCGAAGAGCATCAACTTGTTGTCTATATTCAAGAGATCGTCAGTAACGCTGCACAAATGACGCTCTAACTGTTCCTTTAGTTCATATAACTTGTCAGTGATTTTATACAGAGAATTGATCCCTGGTGTCCAGCCAGGAGCTCCACTATAAAGTTCAGCGGCAGCCGAGTTATCGCGCAAATAATAATAAGATGAACATTCAGAGACAGCATATACCGTACGGACAATCAATGCTGACAAAGCCGTGTGTATCGCATTCTCCGTCCACCCATTTTTGCGCAGAAAACCCTCTAACTGCAGCTTGTCTATTGTCTGCTTGCAGAGCCACTCTGCGCCAACATTCCTTGCGTCAGTATAGTTTGCCGTCTCAAGGTCAATATAGTTCTCATATTTTCTCAGCGACTTCTGCTCTTCCT
It encodes:
- a CDS encoding GH92 family glycosyl hydrolase, yielding MKRSLFLVFLLLTFTAHLHAITVNNPVDYVSTLVGSASKPELSTGNTYPTIALPWGMNFWTPQTGKMGDGWTYTYGADKIRGIKQTHQPSPWINDYGQFSVMPVMGKKVFDEEGRASWFSHKAETATPYYYKVYLADYDVTAEVSPTSRAAAMRITYPQTEEAYFVVDAFDKGSSVTIMPDKRTIIGYTTKNSGGVPANFKNYFVLRFDHDFSFVGSIEDGKLSVGKTSATSNHAMAVVGFHTKRGEQVNIQVASSFISDEQAQRNLKEVEGKTFDEVKSEGRKEWNNILGRIEVEDDNIDHLRTFYSCLYRSVLFPRSFYEFDEQGNPIHYSPYNGKVLSGYLFTDTGFWDTFRSLFPLLNLVYPSMNEKMQAGLVSAYKESGFLPEWASPGHRDCMVGNNSASVVADAYIKGLRGYDIETLWKAVVHGANAVHPTVSSTGRKGFDYYNRLGYVPYNVGINESVARTLEYAYDDWCIYQLGLKLGKSAKELKPFKLRAMNYQNVFDKETGLMRGRNEDGSFQSPFNPFEWGNAFTEGNSWHYTWSVFHDPAGLAKLMGGYDKFNAMLDSVFQLPPTFDHSYYGFTIHEIREMQIMNMGNYAHGNQPIQHMIYLYDYSGQPWKAQYWVREVMNRLYTAHPDGYCGDEDNGQTSAWYVFSALGFYPVCPGSTQYMIGTPYFRKVKIQLENGRTITIQAEKNNKDNRFIQHITMNGQPYPHQYLEHEQLTSGPIIDFTMGDKPAK
- a CDS encoding BlaI/MecI/CopY family transcriptional regulator, whose protein sequence is MEKLTKQEEEIMLQVWSLKTCTIKDVLQKLEDPKPPYTTVASIMNNLKRKGYVIAEQHGLTYHFVPKIEQTKYKSDFMKGFVDKYFKSSFREMVSFFAKEDNISPEELKDIINEIEKGKEE
- a CDS encoding M56 family metallopeptidase, translated to MIMYLLKLNIALILLFSFYKLMFTGDTFFSWRRATLIGIYLVAILVPVMDFSAWLSNSEGMTSIANEYATVVLPAVSISSEGGGVLLWELIVLIVYSVVACVLLLRFLWQLASIILLKNNSQTSYICDTEVYLLTDDEGPFSFFDWIFINPERHKSDEIEEIMMHELTHCQQLHSIDIIFSELFCIIFWFNPFVWLLKREVRLNLEYLADNSVLANGKDKKEYQYHLLGLTYRKNVATISNNFNVLPIKKRIKMMNKKETKGILKAKYALYIPLVAMLLAVSNIETIARNVTKLTASVELQKKPTKESERVYTVAEVMPTFKGNLYQWLSENLRYPKDAVSRKEQGRVMVRFIITAKGEVVQPEIVRSVSPSLDKEALRVVSKMPAWNPGRNGNKKVATRYTLPVNFSLGSK
- a CDS encoding IS1634 family transposase, with protein sequence MHANVQTRFNPATGDIAPYYRIKESYRDVQGHVHSLILLNIGFELSLTAVQVRKIAYALTERFKTRSTPSLFKKHLDGLTPIEQAKADEWWSRMEKEGGIDRFNKEEQKSLRKYENYIDLETANYTDARNVGAEWLCKQTIDKLQLEGFLRKNGWTENAIHTALSALIVRTVYAVSECSSYYYLRDNSAAAELYSGAPGWTPGINSLYKITDKLYELKEQLERHLCSVTDDLLNIDNKLMLFDLTNFYFEGSKRNSDKAKFGRSKEKRSDCKLLVLALCINKEGFIRYSSILEGNTADPKSLPNMIDTLAKRNPSRTKDTLVVMDAGVATEENLELIKRKGYNYLCVSRTKMKDYTLSDDNKSVTVMDARRQKITLKEVKTEDDEDYYLEITSPSKAMTESSMNRVWRERFEMELQRINEGISKKGGTKTYEKVVERTGRAIQKYHSIVKFYRISYIKNEKKPKEMLRVDWEIKDLSEMESGHGVYFLRSNVRTLSERVTWEYYNLIREIECTNRQLKNDLNLRPIYHQKDERSDAHLFFGLLAYWVVNTIRCQLKREGESCYWTEIVRRMSIQKLVTTKGKNPLGETIEMRQCSSPSKQAKQIYDKLDLKHSPFKRIKFVGHRAHKKNEESMVTATIRRRWVLNLG